A segment of the Biomphalaria glabrata chromosome 18, xgBioGlab47.1, whole genome shotgun sequence genome:
TACATTTACACCTTAGAGCGCTACATTTACATCTTAAAGTGCTACATTTACACCTTAGAGCGCTACATTTACATCTTAAATTGCTACATTTACATCTTAGAGTGCTACATTTACACCTTAAAGTGCTAGATTTATACTTTAGAGCTATATATTTACACCTTAGAGTGCTACATTTACACCTTAGAGTGCTATATTTACACCTTAAAGTGCTACCTTTACACCTTAAAGTGCTACATTTATACCTTAGAGCTATGTATTTACACCTTAGAGTGCTACATTTACACCTTAGAGTGCTACATTTACACCTTAGAGTGCTACCTTTACACCTTAAAGTGCTACATTTATACCTTAGAGCAATATATTTACACCTTAGAGTGCTACATTTACACCTTAGAGTGCTACATGTACACCTTAGAGTGCTACATTTACACCTTAGAGTGCTACATGTACACCTTAGAGTGCTACATTTATACCTTAGAGTGCTACATTTACACCTTAAAGAGCTACATTTACACCTCAGCGCACTACATATGTACAACTTCGCAATTACACCACAttaccctgttattatatagtACCCTCCCGACCTGTTTGGCATGCTCGTTGAACATCAAGTGCTTAAACATGTAACATAGCACACACCTAATTTCATTCAGCAATTCAAGCTATAAATAAACTAGAGTATGAATATATCCTTGACTGCACGGAGTAGAAACATATACACAACTTATAAAATTATCATTCTAATTTGAACATTTCAAAATTCCAAAATACAATTAGGATAGACTGACTATACTAAACTGTCTgatatacaatcttctatggCAGCCAGCTGCCTCAATTTCAATTTTCAGCCATTGTTAACGTTTCATCGTATGAtcgttctctctttctgtcctcTAAATGCCTCTAATGGAGAAAGATGGCCAACAGATCTTGTTTGGTTCCCCAACGGGTCAACAGATAAAGGGATATGTGAAGGTGAAGGTGATTGCGTTTACTGTCTGCCACTGCTTTATCTCTTCAATTATGTACCGAGCTTCCTCATTGGTGGCTTGACACCTTGTGACCATGTGTTGGGGTCCAAGACCATTAATCTTATAAGTGTGTGTCCAAAGCCAAGCGAGCATATCACTTTGATATCTggcaattatcttttttttttatttcaaattaagGAAAGTCCTGAGAATGCTTCTGGTAAGTCGGGAATTCTAGCAAGAAATACTGGTCACAAAACCTCATCCGTGTCGcaatacaaacaaattaaaGGCTGGCTGAATGACGCGTCTGAAACTAGTTTAGAAGCCtatcttctttttaaatctttggaacttacacattttaaaatatcgtCAGCCAATACCTTGGCGACATGAGGATATtctttttccaaagcttttttAAATTCTTCAAACGCTTTCTCAGTTTCGTTGTCCATAAGAAAATTGAAGAAAAGCTCGTTGGCTAATGCCCTTGTTGAGGCCTGACTAACCATTGTTCTTTCGTCATACGAGAAGGCGTCGCCTTGAAACATGTAGTCGGCCAGCTTTCTGGCGTCGATCTCTGTTTTCAGGTAACGGAAATTTCTTCTCACAGCTTGTTTATCTAGTTCAGGACTGAGTGGACTGCGACCTGGTTAGAGAAATTAAACAAGTTACTGTTGGATGCGTGTTGCATTGTTTAACATGTCAGAATGACTTTACTCCTATTTAGTTATAAGTGAAAAGGCCgttaacaaaaacataaattgTCAGTTTGTTTTTAGTCAGATAAAGAAGCATTGTAAAattatccctttcagaccttgtgatctatttggcgaatgatgtaaaggtcatctgttttaacgagggtgtcatgtggccaacacaacgaccaaccgcctatactttcccTAACTTAGGTCAGGTacatattagagctgggtggactgaactcctattgaaaaaacagagcaggaaggactcaatcctcccgtagttctctggcaagaaacttggCCGTCCGGCGTattgcctcatagctaccatacaagaagtcgagtgactgctcagacacgtccccccttagctccggagctggggacactcgtacaagacgtgcgacactgtttcgacgctctttccacagtgacggcatcgggagtcaaagttcggACTCAGAAATttctgtcttcaccaggattcgaaccagagaCCCCTAGTTTTGAAAGCCAAGTTCTTTACCCTTCCGCCACCGCACCGAAgaattttacttttataatttgTGTGCACCAACTGCCCATACTTTCCCTaaattaagtcaggtacccattagagcagggtggactcagaggcgacctAAATTTGGGCCACCAAATTCGCTTTGCCTAGGATCTCCAGTtacctaaggctggccctggcagaaccataaaaaaaaagaattttacttttataatttgTGTGCACCAACTGACTATACTTTCCATAAATtaagccaggtacccattagagctgggtggactcagaggcgacctaaagatcccgaaattaaaaattcctgtcttcaccaggattcgaacccggaactcCTTGGttccgaagccaagcgctttaccactccgCCACCGAAGCATTTTGCTTGTAtaatttgtgtgcactttttgATATTGAAGAAATCTCTAAGCTTTGTCGCTGTTAGCCAGAGACATAGCGAGGGGGGGAGGGGCAAGGGACACGATACCCCGGCGCCACCataagggggtggggggggggcgccacacGCAGCTTATGTTTCTATGTGATATTCGTGGAACATGCCCCGGGCGCATGTGtctctcactacgcctctgctgtTAGCGCGAGCTTTCAAtgcagcgtccttgacattgttgagtcccttttgtttataattattatctGATTTGTAGAAATCCTGTTTACGTTCGTTACTTAATTAATACAGTCCAAGCGAAAAGGGAGAGAAGCGATATAAAGAAATGTGCTGGCGATAGAATGGAGCATAAAGAAAACGCTGGAAAATGAAAGAAGGAAAACTGAgggctttgtttttgtttgtttgttgtttttatttttaaatagataaaatataaatagtaaaGTGTAAGTTATAATTACTTAATCCGTTTGGCAATTGTTGAAGAAACCTTGGATGCATTTTCCTCGAATCACTGGAAAGGGCATATTCGAACCTTGGATGatctaattctaaaaaaaaagtttattaatattagaattctttttttcttttacaatgaCACcgattaattataataatttatttagtgGTATATTCTTCACCCGGTAGTGGTTTAGTTAGCTCCTGTTAGAATTAGATTGTGATCCTTGTGATCAGGATTTACCTAATTATTAGTCCACCaggatagatagagatatagagatagatagctaggaatagatagatataggtAGAAAACTAGGAATAGATAGAgaagattagatagatagatagatagatagatagatagatagatagatagatagatagatagatagatagatagatagatagatagattagatagattagatagatagatagatagatagatagatagatagatagatagatagatagatagatagatagatagatagatagattagatagatagatagatagatagatagatagatagatagatagatagatagatagatagatagatgctggatggatggatggatggatggatggatggatggatagatagatagatagatagatagatagatagatagatagatagatagatagatagatagattagatagatagatagatagatagatagatagatagatagatagatagatagatagatagatagatagattagatagatagatagatagatagatagatagatagatagatagatagatggatgctggatggatggatggatggatggatggatggatggatggatagatagatagatagattagatagatagatagatagatagatagatagatagatagatagatagatagatagatagatagatcttttATTTAACCTTGCTgcaaaagtttataaaaaaacttataatgatttttcaattaatatatGCTTAATATGAATCTTTTGTTATTTACTGTTAAGGATTCTAAGAACAAGTTTGGCTTACTATTGATCTGCGAGACTGCGAAAAGCAATTGGTGTGATGACCTGACATTGGGAAGGCTGGTCTGGTTCAAACTTAGTCGTCTGGAAAGTTTACGGTTAGAACTGTGATCTTCTGTCAAATTTGGAGCACTTTGCGGGCTTTCAGATCTTGATAAAACACTCCAGTTGTTCTTCAAATCTCTAATGGATTGAGAATTATTCTCTTCTGCAAAATATCTAGAAGAAGCGCTATTATTAGcatagtgtttttgttttgcttcttTCCCAATGTTGTCTTTTGGTTGAATAGATTTGAGAACCGGTTTAGAGCTAGGAGTCTGCTCGTAACGTATAATTCTTTTCCTTGGCATGGAATGAttggtttctagatctagtcttagcGATTTTTTGGGGGCACTAATCTTATTGGTATCACTTCGTTTCTCAACAGTTTGAACGACATTGACAACTGGTTTAGAGCTAGAACACGAGTCGTATTCTAAAGTCGTTTTCCTTAGAATGAAAGGATTGGCTTCTAGATCTGCTCTTGGCGAGATTTCTTGGGCTTTCATTTTTTTGGTATCGCTGTTCGTGTCAACAGCTTGAACGAAATCGACTACTGGTTTAGTTTTAGATGATGAGTCGTACTCCATaatctttgttgttttgtttgttgctgAGTTGGTTTCTAGGTCTAGCCTGGGCGATATATTTCGGGCATTGCTTTTTTTAGTATCGCTTTTGGGGCCATTCGGTCGAAAGTCAAAACGATCAGCAGTAATCAAATTTCTGACTTCGTGTATTCTTGGCAAAAAAATTTGGACGTTTCTTGCATCCTGTTCATTAATTTCTGCGTCTGTTTCAAAAGTATAAAAGTGAAGAAGCTGGGTTGCTATACAAAACGCCAAGGCGACCGTCTCTCTCTCGTGTTTCTCGAGAGTGTTCTGTGTAGAAGTATTTATTGAACCTAAgagttttaataatttctttagTAAACGTTTGATCGTCTGCTTGGATTCTTCATCGCTTACATTTATCATAGGAGGGTTATCATTAGAAGTGCTACTAAATGTTGATGTCATTCTAAAATTTTCGTTGCTTCGTAGTCattattttctgaaaaaaaaatatgcaaccTAAAAATTAACCTGAATGTAAAGTTTAAGATTAGGTCATGGCAGTCCTAAAATAGGC
Coding sequences within it:
- the LOC106066086 gene encoding uncharacterized protein LOC106066086, with amino-acid sequence MTSTFSSTSNDNPPMINVSDEESKQTIKRLLKKLLKLLGSINTSTQNTLEKHERETVALAFCIATQLLHFYTFETDAEINEQDARNVQIFLPRIHEVRNLITADRFDFRPNGPKSDTKKSNARNISPRLDLETNSATNKTTKIMEYDSSSKTKPVVDFVQAVDTNSDTKKMKAQEISPRADLEANPFILRKTTLEYDSCSSSKPVVNVVQTVEKRSDTNKISAPKKSLRLDLETNHSMPRKRIIRYEQTPSSKPVLKSIQPKDNIGKEAKQKHYANNSASSRYFAEENNSQSIRDLKNNWSVLSRSESPQSAPNLTEDHSSNRKLSRRLSLNQTSLPNVRSSHQLLFAVSQINKLDHPRFEYALSSDSRKMHPRFLQQLPNGLSRSPLSPELDKQAVRRNFRYLKTEIDARKLADYMFQGDAFSYDERTMVSQASTRALANELFFNFLMDNETEKAFEEFKKALEKEYPHVAKVLADDILKCVSSKDLKRR